Proteins encoded within one genomic window of Gemmatimonadaceae bacterium:
- a CDS encoding M28 family peptidase — translation MRLSRLASPAVLCLAAACASGAPSTPSAAPAAATSGLSVAELRRDLTVFASDSFGGRETGTPYADKAARWIAARLQEIGVEPGGDSGYFARVPMHRTVVTPGPIQVSSAGGTTTLSLGRDFAFLTSLGPGAPLPRNTVDAEVVFAGYGLVDPKLQRDDYAGLQVAGKVVVIAGAVPPGLDAEQTKALANPQSLFNRLGLAIGRQPAAVVLLLPDSTFHQAASQFAGTQIALDKGTPLAADGPRPLPMVAVGRLGSVLMPAGWPASRGALASGTRLKASYSETASRFNGYNVVGIVRGSDPALRATYVAFGAHYDHIGISAPVNGDSINNGADDDGSGSVTLLGIARAWLQGPRPKRSALFVWHVGEEKGLFGSEAFTDKPTVPLDSIVAQLNADMIGRNGTDSLYLVGPGAAPNGQSAVLGTVVDSVNAALPQPFTFNREWDTTTHPERIYYRSDHFNYARKGIPIVFFTSGLHDQYHQVTDEAALINYEKLARVGDLMLRTGIALGNRATRAKPGAGVSE, via the coding sequence ATGCGATTGTCACGCCTTGCGTCACCCGCAGTGCTTTGCCTCGCCGCCGCCTGCGCGTCTGGGGCGCCCTCGACGCCGTCGGCTGCTCCGGCCGCCGCGACCAGCGGCCTTTCGGTCGCGGAGCTGCGGCGCGACCTCACCGTCTTTGCGAGTGACTCGTTCGGTGGTCGCGAGACCGGGACGCCGTACGCGGACAAGGCGGCCCGCTGGATTGCCGCGCGACTCCAGGAGATCGGAGTGGAGCCCGGCGGTGACAGCGGCTACTTCGCGCGCGTGCCCATGCACCGCACCGTGGTTACGCCGGGCCCGATCCAGGTGAGCTCGGCCGGTGGCACGACGACGCTATCGCTCGGGAGGGATTTCGCTTTTCTCACGTCCCTGGGGCCCGGCGCGCCGCTCCCGCGGAACACGGTCGACGCCGAGGTGGTGTTTGCGGGGTATGGGCTGGTGGATCCCAAGCTCCAGCGCGACGACTACGCCGGTTTGCAGGTGGCGGGCAAGGTGGTGGTGATCGCGGGCGCCGTACCTCCTGGCCTCGACGCCGAGCAGACGAAGGCGCTGGCGAATCCGCAGTCGTTGTTCAACCGCCTCGGACTCGCGATCGGGCGCCAGCCCGCCGCGGTGGTCCTGTTGCTGCCCGACTCGACATTTCATCAGGCCGCTTCGCAGTTCGCAGGGACGCAGATCGCACTCGACAAGGGCACGCCGCTCGCGGCGGACGGGCCCCGGCCGTTGCCGATGGTCGCGGTGGGTCGGCTCGGCTCGGTGCTGATGCCGGCCGGTTGGCCGGCGAGCCGAGGGGCCCTGGCGTCCGGAACACGACTCAAGGCGAGCTACAGCGAGACCGCGTCGCGCTTCAACGGATACAACGTGGTGGGTATCGTGCGCGGGAGCGACCCCGCGCTCCGCGCGACGTACGTGGCGTTCGGTGCGCACTACGATCACATCGGGATCAGCGCGCCGGTGAACGGTGACTCGATCAACAACGGGGCAGACGATGACGGTTCGGGGAGCGTGACGCTGCTCGGGATCGCGCGCGCGTGGCTGCAGGGCCCGCGGCCGAAGCGCTCGGCGCTCTTTGTGTGGCACGTTGGCGAGGAGAAGGGCCTGTTCGGGTCCGAGGCGTTCACCGACAAGCCGACGGTTCCGCTGGACTCGATCGTCGCACAGCTCAACGCCGACATGATCGGCCGCAACGGCACGGACTCGCTCTACCTCGTGGGGCCGGGTGCGGCGCCAAACGGCCAGAGCGCGGTGCTGGGCACGGTGGTCGATTCCGTCAACGCGGCGTTGCCGCAGCCCTTCACGTTCAATCGCGAGTGGGACACGACGACCCATCCGGAGCGCATCTACTACCGCAGCGACCACTTCAACTACGCCCGGAAGGGCATCCCGATCGTGTTCTTCACGTCGGGTCTCCACGACCAATACCACCAGGTCACCGACGAAGCGGCGCTGATCAACTACGAGAAGCTGGCGCGCGTGGGTGACCTGATGCTCCGCACGGGGATCGCGTTAGGCAACCGGGCAACGCGGGCGAAGCCGGGGGCCGGGGTGAGCGAGTAG
- the lipA gene encoding lipoyl synthase, translated as MAESLYQIIGRHRKEPLPERKPSWLKVRAPGGANYVRLKGLMRELNLHTVCEEAHCPNVGECWEHGTATFMILGDVCTRNCGYCAVSHGRPPVYDVEEPNRVAAAIAEMNLRHAVITSVDRDDLPDYGSWIFAETIRQIHARVPGCSVEVLVPDFQGDETAIRAVLDAAPEIYNHNTETVPRLYKRARPGGRYERVLNIFRFAKRAAPHIPTKTGMILGLGEAIEEVLEVMRDLRSVDVDILTLGQYLRPSNDHLPLDRYYTPAEFLELRQAGLAMGFRHVESSPLVRSSYHAWEQVQAAGMVAEEA; from the coding sequence ATGGCAGAATCGCTCTACCAGATCATCGGCCGCCACCGAAAGGAACCGCTCCCTGAGCGGAAGCCGAGTTGGCTCAAGGTCCGGGCACCGGGCGGAGCGAACTACGTACGGCTCAAGGGCCTCATGCGCGAGCTGAACCTGCATACGGTCTGCGAGGAGGCCCACTGCCCCAACGTGGGCGAGTGCTGGGAACACGGGACGGCCACGTTCATGATCCTCGGGGACGTCTGCACGCGCAACTGCGGCTATTGCGCGGTATCCCACGGGCGACCCCCGGTGTACGACGTCGAGGAGCCCAATCGTGTCGCGGCCGCGATTGCGGAGATGAACCTGCGGCACGCCGTCATCACGTCGGTCGATCGCGATGACCTGCCCGACTATGGCTCATGGATCTTTGCCGAGACGATCCGGCAGATCCACGCCCGCGTTCCGGGCTGCTCGGTCGAGGTTCTCGTTCCCGATTTCCAGGGCGACGAAACGGCGATCCGCGCGGTGCTCGACGCGGCGCCAGAGATCTACAATCACAACACCGAGACGGTGCCGCGCCTGTACAAGCGCGCTCGGCCCGGCGGTCGCTACGAGCGCGTCCTGAACATCTTCCGGTTTGCCAAGCGAGCCGCGCCACACATCCCCACCAAGACCGGCATGATCCTCGGGCTTGGCGAGGCCATCGAGGAGGTGCTGGAGGTGATGCGGGACCTCCGCAGCGTCGATGTCGACATCCTCACGTTGGGGCAGTACCTCCGGCCATCCAACGATCACCTCCCGCTCGACCGCTATTACACGCCCGCCGAATTTCTCGAGCTGCGACAGGCCGGACTCGCGATGGGGTTCCGCCACGTCGAGTCCAGCCCGCTCGTCCGCTCGAGCTACCATGCCTGGGAGCAGGTCCAGGCCGCAGGAATGGTCGCCGAGGAAGCGTAG
- the pdhA gene encoding pyruvate dehydrogenase (acetyl-transferring) E1 component subunit alpha has translation MARITPHMAKKRPDPKPEPTLGDTDAPTRRTLLRSMLLQRRFEERCAEAYALGRIGGFCHLYIGQEATGTGVISLLRPDDYVITTYRDHGQALARGISARAVMAELFGRSDGCARGKGGSMHLFDRNTNFLGGHGIVGGHVPLATGVGFAIKYRGGDQVCVCFMGESVVNTGAFHEALNMAGLWKLPVIYVIENNRYGMGTALERASAIHDIYQRGAAYDMPRGVIDGQDVLAVRAGTAEAIRRARTESMPTLLEIRTYRFMGHSMSDAVSGTYRTKAELDEYLQRDPINVLRTHMEDAGEIDDAGMAAMDDEVKAEVQDSWDFAEASPEPAPESLYEDVLVETTT, from the coding sequence ATGGCACGCATCACACCGCACATGGCGAAGAAAAGACCCGACCCAAAGCCTGAGCCCACGCTCGGTGACACGGACGCTCCCACGCGCCGGACCCTTCTGCGCTCCATGCTCCTCCAGCGCCGCTTCGAGGAGCGTTGCGCCGAGGCTTACGCGCTCGGCCGGATCGGCGGCTTCTGCCACCTGTACATCGGGCAGGAGGCGACTGGCACGGGCGTGATTTCGTTGTTGCGCCCCGACGACTACGTCATCACCACCTACCGCGATCACGGACAGGCGCTCGCGCGCGGCATCTCAGCGCGTGCGGTGATGGCGGAACTCTTTGGGCGCAGCGATGGCTGCGCGCGCGGCAAGGGCGGCTCGATGCACCTGTTCGATCGCAACACGAACTTCCTCGGTGGTCACGGGATCGTGGGTGGGCACGTCCCGCTCGCGACCGGCGTCGGCTTCGCGATCAAGTATCGCGGCGGCGACCAGGTGTGCGTGTGCTTCATGGGCGAGTCGGTCGTGAACACCGGCGCGTTCCACGAGGCGCTGAACATGGCGGGTTTGTGGAAGTTGCCGGTGATCTACGTGATCGAGAACAACCGCTACGGCATGGGTACCGCCCTCGAGCGGGCGTCGGCGATCCATGACATCTACCAGCGCGGTGCCGCGTACGACATGCCGCGTGGGGTGATCGACGGTCAGGACGTGCTGGCCGTCCGCGCGGGGACGGCCGAGGCCATCCGTCGCGCGCGCACGGAGTCGATGCCGACGCTGCTCGAGATCCGCACCTACCGCTTCATGGGCCACTCGATGTCTGATGCCGTGAGCGGCACATATCGGACGAAGGCCGAGCTCGACGAGTACCTGCAGCGCGATCCGATCAACGTGCTCCGCACGCACATGGAAGACGCCGGCGAGATCGACGACGCAGGGATGGCCGCGATGGACGACGAGGTGAAAGCCGAGGTCCAGGACTCCTGGGACTTCGCCGAGGCGAGCCCCGAGCCCGCCCCCGAGAGCCTGTACGAGGATGTCCTCGTGGAGACTACGACCTAA
- a CDS encoding pyruvate dehydrogenase complex E1 component subunit beta: MSSWRLRPNMPVITYRDALNQALREEMQRDDRVFLMGEEVAVYQGAYKVSKGLLQEFGEMRVVDTPITELGFAGVGVGAAMVGLRPVIEFMTWNFALLALDQVVNAAAKMLYMSGGQYHIPIVFRGPNGAALQLAAQHSQAWDSWLAHIPGLKVVSPGTPYDAKGLLKSAIRDDNPVMFLEGEMMYNWKGEVPAEEYVVPIGKADIKREGDHCTVVTYGKLVTLGLQVADALAKENINVEVVDLRTIRPLDVETVQASVRKTNRCVVLEEGWEFCGVGAQVVDYVQRDCFDDLDAPVVRVHQADVPMPYAKNLEKAAKPDLAKTIAAVKKVMYLDG; encoded by the coding sequence ATGTCCTCGTGGAGACTACGACCTAACATGCCAGTCATTACCTACCGCGACGCCCTCAACCAGGCCCTTCGCGAGGAGATGCAGCGCGACGATCGCGTGTTCCTCATGGGCGAAGAAGTGGCCGTGTACCAGGGCGCCTACAAAGTCTCCAAAGGCCTGCTGCAGGAGTTCGGCGAGATGCGCGTCGTCGACACGCCGATCACCGAACTCGGGTTCGCCGGGGTGGGCGTCGGCGCGGCGATGGTTGGCCTGCGACCGGTCATCGAGTTCATGACCTGGAACTTCGCGCTGCTGGCGCTGGACCAGGTGGTCAACGCCGCCGCCAAGATGCTCTACATGTCCGGCGGCCAGTACCACATCCCGATCGTGTTTCGCGGCCCCAACGGCGCCGCGCTCCAGCTCGCCGCCCAGCACTCACAGGCGTGGGACTCCTGGCTGGCCCACATCCCCGGCCTCAAGGTGGTGTCGCCGGGAACACCGTACGACGCCAAGGGGCTCCTCAAGAGCGCCATTCGGGACGACAACCCGGTGATGTTCCTCGAAGGCGAGATGATGTACAACTGGAAGGGCGAGGTGCCCGCCGAAGAGTACGTCGTCCCGATCGGCAAGGCGGACATCAAGCGCGAAGGCGACCATTGCACGGTGGTCACCTATGGAAAGCTGGTGACGCTTGGCCTTCAGGTCGCTGATGCCCTGGCAAAGGAAAACATCAACGTGGAGGTCGTCGACCTTCGGACGATCCGGCCCCTGGACGTCGAGACCGTGCAGGCTTCGGTGCGCAAGACGAATCGCTGCGTGGTACTCGAGGAAGGCTGGGAGTTCTGCGGCGTCGGCGCGCAGGTGGTGGACTATGTCCAGCGCGACTGCTTCGACGATCTCGACGCCCCGGTCGTGCGCGTGCACCAGGCGGACGTACCCATGCCATACGCCAAGAATCTCGAGAAGGCCGCGAAGCCTGATCTGGCCAAGACCATCGCGGCCGTGAAGAAGGTCATGTATCTGGACGGGTAG
- a CDS encoding 2-oxo acid dehydrogenase subunit E2, whose amino-acid sequence MATKVFMEALSPTMEEGRLVKWLRNEGDAVKNGDVLAEVETDKAIMELVARGDGVLRKRLLAEGATSAVGALIGVIAAPGENIDALVGGTGGAASAGGAVSAPAASTAAVAPASAAAASTAAATANRGAPPVAQATTEPATERNHPVPAVTDSPLGRPRSSPLARRLASERGLDLGGVQGSGPGGRIVKKDVEAAAVAPARPTAAAASPLATVARAATGEAYRDVPLTQIRKTIARRLSESLGPIPTFFLTAEYDMERVAEMRSAMAELGSEFKVSFNDIVLKAVATALAQHPECNAHWMGDHIRYWNRVHLGMAVAVEDGLITPVIFDADTRSLRDIAAASRDLAARGRERKLKPDEYTGSTFSVSNLGMFGIDQFTAIINPPEAGILAIGGIEQKPVVHDGAITIRRRLRVTMSCDHRVIDGATGARFLQTLRRLIENPLMLVY is encoded by the coding sequence ATGGCTACCAAGGTGTTCATGGAAGCGCTCTCTCCCACGATGGAAGAGGGACGCCTCGTCAAGTGGCTCAGGAACGAGGGAGACGCCGTGAAGAACGGCGATGTTCTGGCCGAGGTGGAGACCGACAAGGCGATCATGGAGCTCGTGGCGCGCGGCGATGGGGTCCTGCGCAAGCGGCTCCTCGCGGAGGGCGCGACGTCAGCCGTGGGGGCGCTCATCGGCGTGATTGCGGCGCCTGGTGAGAACATCGATGCCCTGGTGGGGGGCACAGGTGGCGCGGCGAGCGCGGGCGGCGCAGTGAGCGCGCCGGCGGCGAGCACCGCAGCCGTGGCGCCGGCGTCCGCCGCAGCAGCCTCCACCGCCGCCGCAACAGCCAACCGGGGGGCCCCCCCCGTAGCTCAAGCTACGACCGAACCCGCCACCGAGCGCAATCATCCTGTCCCCGCTGTAACCGATTCCCCGCTGGGGCGGCCGCGGTCCTCACCGCTCGCGCGACGACTCGCCTCCGAACGTGGGCTCGACCTCGGTGGCGTCCAGGGCTCGGGACCCGGCGGCCGCATCGTGAAGAAGGACGTCGAGGCCGCGGCTGTTGCCCCTGCCCGCCCGACCGCAGCTGCCGCTTCCCCGCTCGCAACCGTTGCACGCGCCGCGACCGGCGAGGCCTACCGCGACGTCCCGCTGACCCAGATCCGCAAGACCATCGCGCGCCGACTCAGCGAGTCCCTGGGCCCGATCCCCACCTTCTTCCTCACCGCTGAATACGACATGGAGCGCGTCGCCGAGATGCGGAGCGCCATGGCGGAACTCGGGAGCGAATTCAAGGTCTCGTTCAACGACATCGTGCTCAAGGCGGTGGCCACCGCGCTCGCACAACATCCGGAATGCAACGCCCACTGGATGGGCGACCACATTCGCTACTGGAACCGTGTCCACCTCGGCATGGCCGTCGCTGTGGAGGACGGGCTCATCACCCCGGTCATCTTTGACGCGGACACCAGGAGCCTGCGTGACATCGCGGCAGCGTCCAGGGACCTGGCCGCGCGCGGCCGCGAGCGAAAGCTCAAGCCCGACGAATACACGGGCTCCACGTTCTCCGTCTCGAACCTCGGGATGTTCGGCATCGACCAGTTCACCGCCATCATCAATCCGCCCGAAGCCGGCATCCTCGCGATCGGTGGCATCGAGCAGAAACCCGTCGTGCACGATGGCGCGATCACCATCCGGCGGCGCCTCCGCGTCACCATGAGCTGCGACCACCGCGTCATCGACGGGGCCACGGGCGCGAGGTTCCTGCAGACCCTGCGCCGCCTCATCGAGAACCCCTTGATGCTGGTGTACTGA